One window of Candidatus Regiella endosymbiont of Tuberolachnus salignus genomic DNA carries:
- a CDS encoding glycosyltransferase, with protein MMNFANSDVIKAIKEYKYSPTAQKKKKLDIAYGVDEKLLFASGISITSILLNNDNRSFSFHVFTDFLDLVNETKFQQLAENRCADITLYLIDCKKLKNLPNNERFNYSSYIRLIIAEQLCGSKDKVLYLDADIFCNNSIEDLNNIELSHNACGVVKDALGKSARAKLSMRLDTPGIEQQYFNSGFLLLNLVYWRAHDITHQALALLSSKKYEGKLVYFDQDILNVLFFGKTININARYNTFCDLDHKGKTRTLQDLNDSALVHYIGSTKPWHSWANYPSCEIFKKAKEASEWKDTPFFHPHRVYEYKACAKHNRYQKDYIKWIKNRAKYRLKKISLNVFKLLY; from the coding sequence ATGATGAATTTTGCAAATAGCGATGTTATAAAAGCAATTAAAGAATACAAATATTCTCCCACTGCTCAAAAAAAGAAAAAATTAGATATAGCCTATGGTGTTGATGAAAAATTACTTTTTGCTAGTGGTATTTCTATCACTTCTATTCTTTTAAACAATGATAATCGCTCTTTTTCCTTTCATGTATTTACAGACTTTTTAGATTTAGTAAACGAGACTAAATTTCAACAGTTAGCAGAAAATCGATGTGCCGATATAACCCTTTATTTGATTGATTGTAAGAAGCTCAAAAATTTACCAAACAATGAAAGATTTAATTACTCTTCCTACATCAGATTGATAATAGCAGAGCAGCTTTGCGGCTCAAAAGATAAGGTACTCTATCTTGATGCTGATATTTTCTGTAACAATTCAATTGAAGATCTTAATAATATAGAGCTCAGCCATAACGCATGCGGGGTTGTTAAAGACGCATTAGGCAAAAGTGCAAGAGCAAAATTATCAATGCGGCTTGATACTCCAGGCATTGAACAACAGTATTTCAATTCCGGCTTTCTGTTACTGAATTTGGTCTACTGGAGAGCTCATGACATCACTCATCAAGCACTTGCCCTTTTGAGTAGCAAGAAGTATGAAGGAAAACTCGTTTACTTTGATCAGGATATTCTTAATGTTTTATTCTTCGGTAAAACAATAAACATTAACGCCCGATATAATACATTTTGCGATTTAGACCATAAAGGGAAAACGAGGACGTTACAAGATTTGAATGATTCCGCTCTTGTCCATTACATTGGTAGTACCAAACCTTGGCATTCGTGGGCTAATTACCCTTCCTGCGAGATATTCAAAAAAGCGAAAGAGGCATCAGAATGGAAAGACACCCCCTTCTTTCATCCGCACCGCGTGTATGAGTACAAGGCATGCGCAAAGCATAATCGATATCAAAAAGATTATATCAAGTGGATAAAGAACCGTGCAAAGTACCGTCTAAAAAAAATTAGTTTGAATGTTTTTAAATTACTTTATTAA
- the lptM gene encoding LPS translocon maturation chaperone LptM produces the protein MKKKIQWLMVTIISLGLVGCGFKGSLYPASPEKKIKITTVNMDIYPESFKLPLDGQR, from the coding sequence ATGAAAAAAAAAATACAATGGCTAATGGTGACGATAATATCACTGGGACTGGTCGGTTGTGGTTTCAAAGGATCACTCTATCCGGCATCACCGGAGAAAAAAATAAAAATAACAACAGTGAATATGGATATATACCCAGAGTCCTTCAAATTGCCGCTAGACGGCCAGAGATGA
- the dapF gene encoding diaminopimelate epimerase yields the protein MQFSKMHGLGNDFMVVDNVTQNVYFSPELIRRLANRHTGVGFDQMLVVEPPYDPELDFHYRIFNADGSEVFQCGNGARCFARFLHLKGLTSKKIIHISTQTGRMSLEIKGDEKVCVNMGEPVFTPRQIPFCAATTEKTYILRTAGHTTLCGVVSIGNPHCVLQVEDVAMANVALLGPMLEYHERFPQRTNVGFMQIIDRKHINLRVHERGVGETQACGSGACAAVAIGIEQQLLNENVDVKLPGGELSIQWKGRGHPLYMTGSAVHIYDGYIHL from the coding sequence ATGCAGTTCTCCAAAATGCATGGCCTTGGCAACGATTTTATGGTTGTTGATAATGTCACTCAGAATGTTTATTTTTCGCCTGAACTGATTCGTCGATTGGCAAATAGACATACGGGTGTTGGTTTTGATCAAATGTTGGTGGTAGAACCCCCTTATGATCCTGAATTAGATTTTCACTACCGTATTTTCAATGCCGATGGCAGCGAAGTCTTTCAATGTGGCAATGGCGCACGTTGCTTCGCGCGATTTTTACATCTTAAAGGATTGACCAGCAAAAAAATCATTCATATTAGTACACAAACGGGACGTATGAGCCTGGAGATAAAGGGGGATGAAAAGGTTTGTGTTAATATGGGCGAGCCCGTGTTCACCCCCAGACAAATTCCTTTTTGCGCAGCAACCACTGAAAAAACCTATATTTTACGCACTGCTGGACATACAACATTATGTGGTGTCGTGTCGATAGGTAATCCGCACTGTGTATTACAAGTAGAAGACGTAGCGATGGCGAATGTCGCATTGTTGGGACCCATGTTAGAGTACCATGAACGTTTTCCACAACGCACTAATGTTGGTTTTATGCAAATCATTGATCGTAAACATATCAATTTACGGGTACATGAACGTGGCGTCGGTGAGACCCAAGCTTGTGGCAGTGGCGCTTGCGCGGCGGTAGCCATTGGTATCGAGCAACAGCTACTGAATGAAAATGTTGATGTAAAACTACCAGGGGGAGAGTTATCCATTCAGTGGAAAGGCCGAGGTCATCCATTATATATGACAGGGTCAGCAGTCCATATTTACGACGGATATATTCATTTATAA
- a CDS encoding DUF484 family protein encodes MNTYKEQVISNTKLNDDEVRQYLLKNPDFFMRNADLVKQMRLPQAMQGSISLVEWQLHRQRRQISQLQEEITLLMEYAGLNEMLCKRFFQLQANLALASTLPEMLKRLQCWAKTFGLLGTQVRLFSDRWQIEKFPGLSHLAMLRSDFEPLRRQYLAEKQHFLGSLSESELRLLLPKFDRVGSVALSLLGKKGDLGVIIFSSSDGLHYQQGMGTMILHQVATFLPGLLARWIKRK; translated from the coding sequence ATGAACACTTATAAGGAACAGGTAATCAGTAACACCAAATTAAATGATGATGAGGTGAGGCAATATTTACTAAAAAATCCTGATTTTTTTATGCGTAACGCTGATTTGGTTAAACAAATGCGCCTCCCTCAAGCCATGCAAGGGAGCATTTCTTTAGTCGAATGGCAATTACACCGCCAGCGCCGCCAAATTAGCCAGTTGCAGGAAGAGATCACCTTGCTAATGGAGTACGCCGGTTTGAATGAAATGCTGTGCAAGCGCTTCTTCCAACTACAAGCAAATTTGGCGCTCGCGAGTACACTGCCTGAAATGCTAAAGCGTTTACAATGTTGGGCGAAGACATTCGGCTTGCTAGGCACCCAGGTGCGGCTATTTAGTGATCGTTGGCAGATTGAGAAATTCCCCGGCCTATCTCATTTGGCGATGTTGCGTTCAGATTTTGAGCCTCTACGCCGACAATATTTGGCGGAAAAACAACATTTTCTTGGTAGCTTAAGTGAGAGCGAGTTACGTTTGTTATTGCCAAAATTTGACAGGGTAGGTTCCGTTGCCCTCTCTTTGCTAGGTAAAAAAGGAGACCTTGGTGTGATCATATTTAGCAGTTCAGATGGTCTGCATTATCAGCAAGGAATGGGTACCATGATACTCCATCAAGTCGCCACATTTTTACCAGGGTTGTTAGCACGCTGGATTAAACGCAAATGA
- the xerC gene encoding tyrosine recombinase XerC translates to MTADLSPLQHQVDAFLRYLKVERQLSSLTITSYHRQLMMLIDIAKSMGICDWKNLDAAQVRALLVRSKRGGLKSTSLAVRFSALRSFLDYLIKQDIIQANPAKGVTTSVTGRHLPKNIDVDEVNQLLNIDLDDPLAIRDRAMLEVMYGAGLRLAELIGMDCRHIDLTSGEVRVLGKGNKERKLPMGKTAVTWLQNWLALRDVFMPQDDAVFLSNSGKRISPRNVQKRFAEWGIKQGVNNHINPHKLRHSFATHMLESCGDLRAVQELLGHANLSTTQIYTHLDFQHLATVYDASHPRAKRDKT, encoded by the coding sequence ATGACAGCGGATTTATCGCCCCTACAGCATCAAGTTGATGCTTTTTTACGTTATTTAAAAGTAGAACGTCAACTGAGTTCACTCACGATAACCAGCTATCACCGTCAACTGATGATGTTAATCGATATTGCTAAATCGATGGGGATATGTGACTGGAAAAACTTAGATGCTGCTCAGGTTCGGGCATTATTAGTACGCAGTAAACGTGGTGGCTTAAAAAGCACTAGTTTAGCCGTGCGTTTTTCCGCTTTACGTAGTTTTCTTGATTACCTAATAAAACAAGACATAATACAGGCCAATCCTGCCAAAGGCGTTACCACCTCCGTTACAGGTCGTCATCTGCCAAAAAATATCGATGTTGATGAAGTTAATCAATTACTCAACATTGATCTGGATGATCCTTTAGCTATTCGTGATAGGGCGATGCTTGAAGTTATGTACGGGGCGGGTCTACGACTGGCTGAATTAATTGGTATGGATTGCCGACATATTGATTTGACCTCCGGTGAAGTTAGGGTATTAGGCAAGGGCAATAAAGAACGTAAACTCCCAATGGGAAAGACAGCGGTCACTTGGTTACAAAACTGGTTGGCTTTGCGTGATGTTTTTATGCCGCAGGATGATGCCGTTTTTTTATCCAATAGCGGTAAACGTATTTCACCCCGTAATGTGCAAAAACGTTTTGCCGAGTGGGGAATCAAACAGGGTGTCAATAATCACATTAATCCACATAAATTACGTCATTCTTTTGCTACTCATATGTTAGAATCTTGCGGCGATTTGCGTGCTGTGCAAGAACTACTTGGCCATGCCAACCTATCTACCACTCAAATTTACACGCATCTTGATTTTCAACATTTAGCCACTGTATACGATGCTTCGCATCCTCGCGCCAAAAGAGATAAAACATAA
- the uvrD gene encoding DNA helicase II, whose product MNMSNLLDGLNEKQREAVATRYKHLLVLAGAGSGKTRVLVHRIAWLLSQEDISPFSIIAVTFTNKSAAEMRHRIENLGRAHKGMWVGTFHGLAHRLLRIHHLEANLPQDFQVLDSDDQLRLVRRIIKSLDLDEKKWSPRQAISYINGKKDMMLRPENIENYGNPVENIWLRIYQTYHDACHRAGLVDFAELLLRAHELWLNNPCILQHYRQRFSHILVDEFQDTNKIQYAWIRLLAEDQATVMIVGDDDQSIYGWRGAQVENIQLFLNDFTGAETLRLEQNYRSTHHILTAANSLIAHNTKRMGKNLWTKSATGEAISLYSAINELDEARFVVSKIKTWQSQGGLLKDCAVLYRSNAQSRVLEDALLQARVLYRIYGGQRFFERQEIKDALAYLRLIANRHDDVAFERVVNTPPRGIGDRTLETIRQYARDQQLTLWQTTLIVLQNQILSNRAAASLQRFIELVEALANETADMPLQSQTERVIRDSGLWTMYQEEKGEKGQARIENLEELITATQQYHHEDKTMLPLSAFLSYAALEAGERQADGDQDAVQLMTLHSAKGLEFLQVFIVGMEEGMFPSQMALNENGRLEEERRLAYVGVTRAMQKLTLSYAESRRLYGKEVNHPPSRFIGELPLECIEEVRSRASVSRPVNHRFIGTPLYKNDSGFTVGQAVRHPKFGNGKVVNLEGSGEHSRVQVAFSNEGTKWLIVAYARLETQ is encoded by the coding sequence ATAAATATGTCTAATTTGCTCGACGGGTTGAACGAAAAACAGCGAGAAGCGGTTGCTACGCGCTATAAACATTTGTTAGTACTCGCGGGAGCGGGCAGCGGTAAAACCCGTGTATTGGTGCATCGCATCGCTTGGTTATTATCACAGGAAGATATCTCCCCTTTTTCTATTATTGCCGTCACTTTCACTAATAAATCGGCGGCAGAGATGCGGCACCGCATTGAAAACCTAGGGAGAGCTCATAAAGGAATGTGGGTCGGTACTTTTCATGGTCTAGCCCACCGTTTATTACGCATTCACCATTTAGAGGCTAATCTGCCACAAGATTTCCAAGTACTCGACAGTGATGATCAACTGCGATTAGTCAGACGTATTATAAAATCACTTGATTTAGATGAAAAAAAATGGTCACCACGTCAAGCCATAAGCTATATCAATGGCAAAAAAGATATGATGTTACGTCCAGAAAATATTGAAAATTACGGCAACCCGGTGGAAAACATTTGGCTACGTATTTACCAAACTTACCACGACGCTTGTCATCGAGCTGGCTTGGTCGATTTTGCCGAATTATTATTGCGTGCTCATGAGTTATGGCTAAATAACCCCTGTATTTTGCAGCATTATCGTCAACGTTTTAGCCATATTTTGGTGGATGAATTCCAAGATACGAATAAAATTCAGTACGCCTGGATCCGCTTATTAGCAGAAGATCAGGCTACTGTGATGATAGTCGGGGATGATGATCAATCCATTTATGGTTGGCGTGGCGCCCAGGTAGAAAATATTCAACTGTTTTTAAATGACTTCACCGGCGCAGAAACCCTTCGTTTGGAACAAAATTATCGTTCAACACACCACATTCTTACCGCTGCTAATAGCTTAATTGCCCATAATACTAAGCGGATGGGAAAAAACCTATGGACAAAAAGTGCAACAGGCGAAGCGATTAGCCTCTATTCAGCCATTAATGAATTAGATGAAGCGCGCTTTGTCGTGAGTAAAATCAAAACCTGGCAGAGCCAAGGAGGCTTGTTAAAAGATTGTGCCGTTTTGTATCGAAGCAATGCGCAATCAAGAGTATTGGAAGATGCGCTATTGCAAGCCAGGGTGCTCTATCGTATTTATGGCGGGCAACGGTTTTTTGAGCGCCAAGAAATAAAAGACGCGCTGGCGTATCTGCGTTTAATTGCCAACCGTCATGATGATGTTGCATTCGAACGGGTCGTCAACACCCCCCCACGTGGGATTGGTGATCGTACTTTAGAAACAATACGCCAGTACGCGCGTGATCAGCAATTAACATTGTGGCAAACCACCCTCATTGTATTACAAAATCAAATACTGTCGAATCGTGCCGCTGCTTCATTGCAGCGTTTTATTGAACTAGTGGAGGCATTAGCCAACGAAACAGCGGATATGCCGTTACAAAGTCAAACTGAGCGAGTGATACGTGATTCTGGTTTATGGACAATGTATCAAGAAGAAAAAGGTGAAAAAGGTCAGGCAAGAATCGAAAATCTTGAAGAGCTGATCACGGCAACGCAGCAATATCATCATGAAGATAAAACTATGTTACCTTTATCCGCATTTCTCTCTTATGCCGCATTAGAGGCAGGTGAAAGACAGGCGGATGGTGATCAAGACGCCGTACAATTGATGACGCTTCATTCCGCTAAAGGATTAGAATTTTTGCAAGTGTTTATTGTTGGCATGGAAGAAGGCATGTTCCCTAGCCAAATGGCGTTGAATGAAAACGGGCGTTTGGAAGAAGAGCGACGGCTGGCTTATGTCGGTGTAACACGTGCGATGCAAAAACTGACATTAAGCTATGCTGAAAGTCGTCGTCTGTATGGTAAAGAGGTTAACCATCCCCCCTCTCGTTTTATTGGCGAACTGCCGCTGGAATGTATCGAAGAGGTAAGGTCACGCGCGAGTGTTTCTCGTCCGGTTAACCACCGTTTTATTGGTACGCCACTGTATAAAAATGACAGTGGTTTTACTGTGGGTCAAGCGGTACGCCATCCTAAATTTGGAAACGGTAAGGTGGTTAATTTAGAAGGCAGTGGAGAACATAGCCGAGTACAGGTTGCATTTTCAAACGAGGGGACTAAGTGGCTGATCGTCGCTTATGCAAGGCTAGAAACCCAATGA
- the corA gene encoding magnesium/cobalt transporter CorA, with translation MLSAFKLDNNRLSRLELEESDNLTGALWVDLVAPEKTERERVQVELDQNLVTRLELGDIEASARFFEDEDGLHIHSFFYYKDAEDHAGNATVAFTIRNGRLYTLRERELPAFRLYRMRARTQILVDGNAYELLLDLFETKIEQLADEIENIYTDLEKLSRVIMEGQQGDKYDAALSILAEQEDIGWKVRLCLMDTQRALNFLLRKARLPASQLEQAREIQRDIESLLPHNESLFQKVNFLMQAAMGFINIEQNRIIKIFSVVSVIFLPPTLVASSYGMNFQFMPELNWSFGYPGAITLMIIAGLAPYLYFKRKNWL, from the coding sequence ATGTTAAGTGCATTTAAATTGGACAACAATCGATTATCCCGTTTGGAATTGGAAGAATCGGATAATTTGACTGGCGCATTGTGGGTCGATTTGGTGGCACCAGAAAAGACAGAACGTGAACGTGTGCAAGTTGAATTAGACCAAAATTTGGTCACTCGACTCGAATTGGGTGATATAGAAGCTTCTGCTCGTTTCTTTGAAGATGAAGACGGTTTGCACATTCATTCATTTTTTTACTATAAAGATGCAGAAGACCATGCTGGTAATGCAACAGTAGCGTTCACCATCCGCAATGGTCGTCTCTATACGTTACGTGAACGTGAATTACCGGCTTTTCGCCTTTACCGCATGCGAGCTCGCACGCAAATATTAGTCGATGGTAACGCCTATGAGCTGCTGTTAGATTTATTTGAGACTAAAATTGAACAGCTGGCCGATGAAATAGAAAATATTTACACTGATTTAGAAAAGTTAAGCAGGGTGATCATGGAAGGTCAACAAGGAGATAAATATGACGCGGCGCTATCCATTTTAGCTGAACAGGAAGATATCGGTTGGAAAGTACGGCTTTGCTTAATGGATACCCAACGCGCGTTAAATTTTTTACTACGCAAAGCACGTTTGCCTGCAAGCCAACTTGAGCAGGCGCGCGAAATACAGCGTGATATTGAGTCTTTGTTGCCACATAACGAATCACTCTTCCAAAAAGTCAATTTCTTAATGCAAGCCGCGATGGGTTTTATCAATATTGAACAAAACCGTATTATCAAAATATTTTCGGTAGTTTCAGTGATCTTCCTCCCCCCTACATTAGTAGCATCAAGTTACGGTATGAACTTTCAGTTTATGCCGGAACTGAACTGGTCGTTTGGCTATCCTGGTGCCATTACTTTAATGATTATCGCAGGTCTAGCACCTTACCTTTATTTTAAACGTAAAAATTGGTTATAA
- the mraZ gene encoding division/cell wall cluster transcriptional repressor MraZ, with protein MFRGATLINLDSKGRLAVPTRYRDLLNEESQGQMICTIDLHQACLLLYPLTEWEIIEHKLSRLSSINPFERRIQRLLLGHASECQMDGAGRLLIASTLRQHSKLTKEIILVGQFNKFELWNEQLWYQQVKNDIAAEQSAQEPLSERLQDLSL; from the coding sequence ATGTTCCGTGGAGCAACGTTGATTAATCTCGACAGTAAAGGACGGCTTGCCGTACCAACCCGGTATCGGGATTTACTTAATGAGGAATCGCAAGGCCAGATGATCTGTACTATCGACTTACATCAAGCCTGTTTACTGCTTTATCCACTCACTGAATGGGAAATTATTGAGCATAAATTGTCCCGTTTATCAAGTATCAACCCATTTGAGCGCCGTATTCAGCGCCTATTATTGGGGCACGCCAGTGAATGCCAAATGGATGGCGCCGGCCGATTATTAATCGCCAGCACATTGCGTCAACATAGCAAACTGACAAAAGAGATCATCTTAGTCGGTCAGTTCAATAAATTTGAACTTTGGAATGAACAACTTTGGTATCAGCAAGTTAAAAACGATATTGCAGCAGAACAATCCGCACAGGAGCCGCTATCTGAGCGGTTACAAGACTTATCTTTATAG
- the rsmH gene encoding 16S rRNA (cytosine(1402)-N(4))-methyltransferase RsmH has protein sequence MLIKCKHESVLLEQAVHCLNLRDDGIYVDGTFGRGGHSRLILSRLGQKGHLIAIDRDPQAVEVAKSITDPRFSIIHGPFSELARYAQEGDLIGRIDGVLFDLGVSSPQLDNPQRGFSFMRDGPLDMRMDPSRGLSAAQWLMKASADEIAWVLKTFGEERFAKRLARAIVERNQQQPMSRTKELADLIVNILPMREKHKHPATRSFQAIRIYINSELEEITRALEASLSVLAPKGRISVISFHSLEDRIVKNFIRQQSRGSQIPAGMPLTETQLRLMGSANLKTMGKMMPSAEEVAENPRARSAVLRFAERIAL, from the coding sequence ATGTTAATAAAATGTAAGCATGAAAGCGTATTGCTAGAGCAAGCGGTGCATTGCCTCAACCTCCGTGATGACGGCATTTATGTCGACGGTACTTTTGGTCGTGGGGGGCATTCTCGTCTGATTCTCTCTCGACTCGGACAAAAAGGGCATTTGATTGCTATTGATCGTGATCCACAAGCAGTTGAAGTGGCTAAATCCATTACCGATCCACGTTTTTCCATTATCCATGGACCCTTTTCTGAATTAGCGCGTTATGCCCAGGAAGGTGATCTTATCGGGCGAATCGATGGTGTGTTGTTCGATTTAGGCGTCTCATCACCGCAATTAGATAATCCACAACGCGGATTTTCTTTTATGCGCGATGGTCCGCTTGATATGCGTATGGATCCTTCGCGGGGTTTGTCTGCAGCACAATGGTTAATGAAAGCCTCCGCGGATGAAATTGCTTGGGTGCTGAAAACCTTCGGTGAGGAGCGCTTTGCCAAACGCCTCGCTCGCGCCATCGTTGAACGCAATCAGCAACAGCCCATGAGTCGCACTAAAGAATTAGCGGATTTGATTGTGAATATCCTGCCGATGCGGGAAAAACATAAACATCCCGCAACCCGTAGTTTTCAAGCTATTCGTATCTATATTAACAGCGAACTGGAAGAAATTACGCGGGCATTGGAAGCATCACTCAGTGTCTTAGCGCCAAAAGGGCGTATTTCAGTGATCAGTTTCCATTCGCTTGAAGATCGCATTGTCAAAAATTTTATCCGTCAACAGAGTCGTGGGTCACAAATTCCAGCCGGTATGCCACTGACTGAAACACAATTGCGCCTGATGGGCAGCGCTAATCTAAAAACGATGGGAAAAATGATGCCATCAGCAGAAGAAGTGGCAGAAAATCCTAGAGCACGTAGCGCCGTGCTGCGTTTTGCGGAAAGGATAGCACTATGA
- the ftsL gene encoding cell division protein FtsL, with protein sequence MISCQKYSLIQLIGTDLIRNAKIPLILLFTILVSAILVVTTTYQTRLLTAKRELLILERNALDIEWRNLILEEKVLSAHHRIATIARKKLKMQYVDPEKEKIVIDQSLIHQYGNKYTP encoded by the coding sequence ATGATTAGCTGCCAAAAATACAGTTTAATCCAGCTAATAGGGACAGATTTAATCCGTAATGCCAAGATACCATTGATATTACTATTTACGATATTGGTATCTGCAATCTTAGTGGTAACGACGACTTACCAGACTCGTTTATTGACGGCAAAGCGTGAACTGCTCATCTTGGAGCGAAATGCGTTAGACATCGAATGGCGTAATTTGATTTTAGAAGAAAAAGTACTGAGTGCTCATCACCGAATTGCCACTATCGCCCGTAAAAAATTAAAAATGCAATATGTTGATCCAGAAAAAGAAAAAATTGTTATTGATCAATCATTGATCCATCAATATGGAAATAAATATACCCCATGA
- the ftsI gene encoding peptidoglycan glycosyltransferase FtsI, producing the protein MKTAKTINKLKHRKPQTSFVSWRFALLCSCILLVMIGLMIRTAYLQVINPEQLVREGDMRSLRVQSVPTARGMISDRSGRPLAVSVPVNAIWVDPKALLDAGGLTSDPRWKALSDALDIPFDHLVKRINANPEGRFIYLARQVNPAISDYIQKLKLPGIHLREESRRYYPAGQVMAHIIGVTNIDGQGIEGIEKSFNDWLTGRPGERTVRKDRYGRVIEDISSIESQAAHNLTLSVDERLQALVYRELNNAVAFNKAGSGSAVLVDVNTGEVLAMANSPSYNPNNLTHTTQAAMRNRAITDSFEPGSTVKPMVVMAALQNGVVEEDSVLNTLPYYINGHEIKDVGRYTELSITGILQKSSNVGVSRMALAMPAASLVDTYSLFGFGKATELGLVGESSGLYPSKRKRWSDLEKATFSYGYGLMVTPLQLARIYATIGSMGIYRPLSIIKVNAPVIGKRIFPEKLVRSVVHMMESVALPGGGGTKAAISGYRLAIKTGTAKKVGSDGKYMKKYIAFTAGVAPASNPRFALVVVIDDPQAGKYYGGAVSAPVFGAIMGGVLRTMNIEPDALPTVNESQLVVNRKEVLGGRS; encoded by the coding sequence ATGAAAACAGCTAAAACAATCAACAAATTGAAACATCGAAAGCCACAAACCAGCTTTGTTAGCTGGCGTTTCGCTTTACTTTGTAGCTGTATTTTATTGGTGATGATCGGATTAATGATCCGTACAGCATACCTACAAGTGATCAATCCGGAACAGTTGGTACGTGAAGGCGACATGCGTTCGCTGCGCGTGCAGTCCGTCCCCACTGCCCGCGGCATGATCAGCGACAGATCAGGACGTCCATTGGCGGTGAGTGTACCTGTTAATGCCATTTGGGTCGATCCTAAAGCATTACTTGACGCAGGGGGACTCACTTCAGATCCACGTTGGAAAGCACTCTCTGACGCATTGGACATCCCTTTTGATCACTTAGTTAAACGTATCAATGCTAATCCTGAAGGACGTTTTATTTATTTAGCGCGTCAGGTCAATCCGGCTATCAGTGATTATATTCAAAAATTAAAATTACCCGGTATCCATTTACGAGAAGAATCACGCCGCTATTACCCTGCCGGTCAAGTGATGGCACATATTATTGGCGTGACGAATATTGATGGCCAAGGTATTGAAGGAATAGAAAAAAGTTTTAACGATTGGCTTACCGGCCGTCCTGGCGAGCGTACGGTACGTAAAGATCGTTATGGGCGGGTGATAGAAGACATCTCTTCGATTGAAAGCCAGGCAGCCCATAATTTGACCTTGAGTGTAGATGAACGTTTACAAGCGTTAGTCTATCGTGAACTCAATAATGCAGTGGCCTTTAACAAAGCAGGATCGGGCTCTGCCGTTTTGGTTGATGTGAATACAGGTGAAGTTTTAGCCATGGCCAATAGCCCTTCTTACAATCCGAATAATTTAACCCATACCACTCAAGCCGCGATGCGTAACCGGGCAATAACAGATAGTTTTGAGCCCGGTTCAACCGTGAAACCAATGGTGGTGATGGCCGCCTTACAGAATGGGGTGGTAGAAGAAGACAGCGTATTAAATACCCTGCCGTATTACATTAATGGCCATGAAATTAAAGATGTGGGGCGTTATACCGAGCTATCGATAACAGGGATCTTACAAAAATCGAGCAACGTGGGGGTTTCTCGCATGGCATTAGCGATGCCTGCGGCATCATTAGTCGATACTTACTCTCTTTTTGGTTTTGGTAAAGCCACCGAATTAGGATTGGTGGGCGAAAGTAGTGGTCTATATCCTAGTAAAAGAAAACGTTGGTCAGATTTAGAAAAGGCTACTTTTTCTTACGGCTATGGACTGATGGTAACACCACTACAATTAGCCAGAATCTACGCCACCATCGGCAGCATGGGGATTTATCGTCCACTGTCGATTATTAAGGTCAATGCCCCTGTGATAGGTAAACGTATTTTCCCTGAAAAATTAGTTCGCAGCGTGGTACATATGATGGAAAGCGTCGCTTTACCCGGTGGGGGTGGCACAAAAGCGGCGATTAGTGGTTATCGGCTAGCGATTAAAACCGGGACGGCAAAAAAAGTGGGTTCTGACGGAAAATATATGAAAAAGTACATTGCTTTTACCGCTGGCGTTGCTCCAGCTAGCAATCCTCGTTTCGCGTTGGTAGTGGTGATTGATGATCCACAGGCAGGAAAATATTACGGGGGAGCGGTTTCTGCTCCGGTATTTGGCGCCATCATGGGAGGGGTATTACGTACCATGAACATTGAGCCTGATGCCCTGCCCACGGTGAATGAAAGCCAATTGGTCGTGAATAGAAAAGAGGTATTAGGTGGCAGATCGTAA